In the genome of Spodoptera frugiperda isolate SF20-4 chromosome 1, AGI-APGP_CSIRO_Sfru_2.0, whole genome shotgun sequence, the window AAATagtgtagttttgtttttttatttttggttgatATTTATCATGGGGCAATTTTATACaagttttacttttgttttagttttacttttgttctcactacattttatttagattttatggcCTTTAATCTTCCCCGataataaacattaacttaAGATTTTTGTGAGTGGTTGTATTGAATTTGCACTTAGAATAGTTTCTAGTTCTTACCTTTTTGCTTTAATTATTTGTACTATATACTTATCTCCTCATTCCTCCGTTACAGTGTCGAAACAGGCTTAGTCCTAGACTCCTATGATCCAACACAAGACTCAGACCAtgaagctgatgatgatgatgattccaACGATGAGAACAACTGGAGGAATGACTACCCAGACTCGGAGGCCAGCAGCATAGATGTGGAGGATATGGTGCAAGCCATGCAGAGGGTTGATATAGGTTAGTATTACTAAAATGctattttatgaatgaaattagTAACCAGCCCTAATCCCGTATAATCAGTCTAGATTTATGACAGAAACTCAATAGAAAGTAAAAAATTGCCATTACAACTTGTACATCCGTGAGTCACATAACAAGCCAGTAGATTACTACCACACGGCCCTGTCTTGCACAATGctgaactttttttataaaatcacatGTATTTACGAATATTGGTGAAACTGTACTtacatgtcatttgtttatttagcgtgttgaattaatgtttttctaactttctttttctttcagtataagaaatatttattcgtttttgttttatatttgatagCTACCTTTCTCTTTTATAGTACTTCTATTACATGTGAAAGATTTTTCATATACCTTTATACCAATAATGAACGATttcataaagaaattaattttaattacagaaGATGACCTATCAAGTGACACAGGCGAAGACAAAATATACGATGACCCACCGGACATACTTCAAGATGATGCTCAGAGATACGGTTCAGCGTACGCTAAATATAAAGCAAAGGTGTTGACAGAAAACCCAGATTTGTCCAACAGAGGTCTAATACTTTGCCATaaaactgatgatgatgatgatccagGGTATAAGAATGATAGTGATGATGGATTCTACTACGGAGAAGATGAGGATACGGAACAGTTTAGGGAACAATACAGAAATGATTCGTCTGATGATAATTATCCGGATTGATCCGGTTTTGTAATATTATggtgttttgtttaataaatgttattttttaatattatatggtgttttgtttttgtattggtTTGGTGTAAGCTGAAGATGATAGATACTTTCGAAATTCGTTACGAAGCCGAGAATTTCATTAACCTCTCGTCTGCATATTAGACAAAGATACAATAggaaacacattgtgtctcgcgtgaatctgcgttccggcatacCAAGGGTTAATAGATTTTTAGCTTCATAACATAAAGAATAAGGTTGACGATTgtgtgaataaatattattcatgaATATGAATCGCAACCACATATTTAAGGAAAAAGGAAGAAGTTTCAtagtttattcaaataaaacaacattgaaggtcgaaaaatgtttaattttgacaGATTTTTATTCCAAACACAGTAAAGACAGTTAGAAAGAGACAGAAGTCTGCATTGATTAGTATATCTTTCCTTTCTTAACAAAAAACCCTTCATTTTACAAGGCACACCTCCCCTCAATTTCAGAATTTGTTTTCCTATCTATACCCTTTTTCCGTTTCACCCCCCATAATCTCCCATCCCCTTAATAGATAATTAGACCAATGTTACCCCCCCTTTGTAAAAAATGATTTGGCCGAACATTCCTTGTCATTCTAAAACCTACTACGCACCATCTGGATGTCAGCAATCTCGTATACTTTATCGCCATTGGACTTTAAATTCGATTCGTTAATTTTTAAGGCCTAGTGCCCGTTTGTGATAGGGCAACGCGATCGATACGTTTAtgacgttcagcgctctgattggccagcttcAATTAACTTACCAATCAGTGGACTTAAACAAACTTGGACTAGGCACTCTAGTATAGAACGAAACTCAAGCGGAGTTCTCTTTTCAAATACAGTTAAAAAGGGATGCAAATACATTCAATATATACGTGCATCCCTTTCTAACTATGCTTGAGCACAGATCTCCGCTTGAGTACTATCTTTCTATAATTTAAGCCTTAGTTGGTTTGCAATAAAGGTCGTTTTAGCTTGTTTCGTCCAATGGTTACTAACTAACAAATGCAGTCGTCTGTTTATTGTATTGATGGTTTAAATGAAGTCGGTGAAGGTGGCGGCGTCCACCATGAAGTCGTTGTCCTCCGCCATCGCGTCGCCTGACTGGTTTGCCGCTGGGGACacagaaaataatacataaattacgAAATTAGATATTAGTGTTACCTGCTTGTCATCTTTTGCAACTAAATACTATATATACAACTgttcaggggccttagtctgctattacaattgtgtcagaatggtcgatcactgatcagtgcaagagggacgcagctatgtaggttgtatagctccatccctctcgtactgatcagtgatcgaccattctgacacaattgtaatagcagactaaggccccagtttcAGCCTGGgcagcatacggtggcggtgtgccctgcatagGCTGAagaccgccgtgtcctcagggatgtggtcggcgacggggACCTCCCGCGAGGCCATGGTGTGGAGTGAGGGGGATTGGGATGCCGTCTTGTCATTCTGCGAAGCAGTATCGACGAggcggcgagcaagggtagctcgccgcgcGCCGCCAGACTAGACTAGTACCTGCCTACCTCTGATGTTGCAGGTCTGCAGTCTAGCTACTTCCTTAGGTTTGGTACAGtctttgcttaccatcagggcaGTAAACTCCGCTGttgatagtaataaaaataggttCTTACACATTTTCTTGAGCTGCTGCATCATGTAGACCAGCATGATGACGTACTCCGGCTTGGTCTTGGAGTTCTGGTAGATGCTGTCCTCCAGATCCGCTGCGGAGTACTCATGCAAGCCAGTCTCTTCTATGATGCTCTGCCTGTTAAACAAAAAAgggcaaaaataaataagcatgcTTTATTGCCGAACCAGATATCTAAATATTGCTGGAGCTATCAATCTgcagatttttaattaaagatagCGTAGTATTTCGTATGTCCGGAGCTACacactgcctagcgggttaccggggcttcgactcgaaaagcacgagtaggatcagggtggtttttagtca includes:
- the LOC118273656 gene encoding probable RNA polymerase II nuclear localization protein SLC7A6OS yields the protein MASSTVLRVKRRLEENPQDTLVLMCKRIKTDKEEISPSLFVFRGTVDDQETTHVKNLLPKTDIKQQTLPNVDTIIEKLRKERKEVTTKSRYEIVNCSRGLKDEDNDGENTDVLNLIDLQKTDDKDGNVQYAYDLYTSLKQEFDISMIDNFVGVETGLVLDSYDPTQDSDHEADDDDDSNDENNWRNDYPDSEASSIDVEDMVQAMQRVDIEDDLSSDTGEDKIYDDPPDILQDDAQRYGSAYAKYKAKVLTENPDLSNRGLILCHKTDDDDDPGYKNDSDDGFYYGEDEDTEQFREQYRNDSSDDNYPD
- the LOC118273700 gene encoding mediator of RNA polymerase II transcription subunit 15-like, yielding MAIDSGRSQQSGSDTFILTNDNNKWKTAACRQAMVNKMQSIIEETGLHEYSAADLEDSIYQNSKTKPEYVIMLVYMMQQLKKMSANQSGDAMAEDNDFMVDAATFTDFI